The stretch of DNA GGTTTTCTtttgggaagggcagagatacTTTGGCATTTTGGCTCaggggtgaggggctgggctcagctctgagctctctctCATTCCTGGGGTCTCAGGCTGCACTGTGGGAAGAATTCCTCACCACTGGGGAGTCCCATCTCCCACTGTTTTCTCCTACCACGAATGAGGCTCATAAGGGTGGCCATTGAACTGGGGCCTTATTAACACCCAGTCTGGGACCCTCATCATCTGCTCGGAGGCCTCAGGGAAAACCCAGGACCCCGAGCCCCTTCCCCCTCGAGGGAGCCTCTCCTGGTCGTGTTCAGGAGCCGGGCTGCCGCTGCCCAGCCCCGCCATTCCTGTGCCACCGCCCCGGGTGTTTCACTGCACTGTAACCCCACACCCTGCCTGACAGGACACCCCGCGGCTCCTGCTACGGCTGAAGAGTTTctgattaatttcatttattactGTGGGATTGTACTCACCTCTGCCATTCCAGCTTGCTGCTTCTGaggttcctgctgcagctccttttgCTATCCAGAGGGGCACTGACACCGGCTGCCCCTGGGGTTTGCAGGGGAAGCCGCTTTGCTCTCTCTCCCGCCGTCCCACCCGCCATTAGTGCGTGAGGGAGACGCGGCCGAGCTCggccacagcgccccctgcccggccgggagccagcagcgcccctgCTGGCCGTGCCCGGAACTGCGGCgagggaggctgggctgggtttgtgctctgctgtTTGCGGTGTTACACACACGGACATTCCAGTCGAGAACTGGTGATCCTTTCCTCGTGTCTTTGCCTGAAAGGGTTGTtatcttattgcaggggttccatactgttgtctccttatcgCAAAAGTTTCATATCTTCTTGATGTTTCTCGAGGGcacctcctcagagcactgactctttcttcatcacaaagcagccaactgactccagttcccttttcacccagccaccccactcttttatagcatcttcttctcattgcttatAGCTGTGGCCTGTcaagtcaggcctgttcctaatctttgataattggcccagctgcaactccttaggggtaagattactttttacactatctttattttcttatattctatccccctacatgAAAACCCTGTTATTTTGGAGTTATAATAATTTTGTGGGAAGGGGGCCCACATTTTCTATTCCGCCTTCCTTGccagacacctgtcttttaaACCCAGACAAACCTAATCTGTCCATTTGTTTGATTTCTTTACCCTCTCATTAGCACCAAtacttattatttttatatatgagTGGTTACAGCAATCTTTGGCCATAACAAAATTGTTTGTTTCGTACCCAGTTTCCAGTTAACTAAAAGGCATCCTCCTAGGCCAACAGAAGATGCTCAAGAAAGTGTGTGATAAAAGGGTGAGCCTTTTTCTCATGCAAACATAGTCGAAATGGTAAGATCATGAGATACTTGGGCTTGATGTGGTGTCACTGCTTTTAATAGCCATTTATGGGTTTGTTTTGGTAggtttttcttctgctccttAAATCATCCAAACTCATCTCACTGCTTTTTGGTTGTGTCTTCAAATGTGCTTCATTCTGTTGGTCGTGCCCTCGTGTGCACACACAGAAAGGTGAAGGTCAGATCTGTAAGTGCCTGTTTATACCACTGTAGTATAAACATGCTTATTTTGTAGTATCCATGAAGACTTTTTCTAGGATCATTTCCCCCTTATTGTACTTACTTCTTGATCTCTGTGTAGCTTTTGCTTATGTCTGTAGGTCACAGGGGTAGGAGTAGCTCTTCTTTGTGAGTTCTGACTGCgcctgagaaagaaaaaagcaaagccaaGAGATGCTCAGGCTTCCCACCTAGCCAGACAGTGGTTTCCTTTGGCTTTGAGCTGTAGTCTTTCTGAAGGGCTGTAATGTATCCTGACACTGGCAGGAATTCCCATGTGTCTGAGATGGTATGACagatgttttggttttcttccccCCATGTAAACCCAGGAATGGAGTAAGAGCCGATTCCGTGTGACGGACGCGCACTTGAGTGAGGAAATGCGCCTCAGAGTGAGAAGTGAGTGCAAGAATGACAACACCAgtgagcccagcccctgggtggAGACCTCCCTCCTGCCAAAAGGTAATGCCAGCAGTGGCCAGACCCCTCTTGGCCTGAGAAGACAtggctttttctcttctctttcaaCAAGAAATCATAAAATGCATCATAGAGAAATACCTGACACAAGGGCTGGTTTTATTGATAGAGCTTAAACAGAATGATTATACCACCTTTAAATGCAACTGGGGTCTTCTGATCCTAAAGTCTTCTGGGCAAGCTTGTAAAATAGAAGCGCTCTTCCAAAACAGCAGTGTAGTTCCTGTTACTtgtcttctgcctcctttgagCCCTTCTTTCTGAAGGGCTGTAATATATCTTTACACTGGCAGGAATTCCCTGGTGTCTGAGATGGTATGAcaaatgttttggttttcttccccCCATCTAAACCCAGGAATGGTGTATGAGCTGCTTTGGTTTAGGTGGTTGTGGCACAGGAGATGGCTCTGACTCCATTAAGCCTACTGCCTTCATGACTAACATCTGTCAGTTTATTTTGCatgatttttctttataaacAGAAACCCATAAAATACAATTGTCTATGTAGGAGGGAGGAATGTAGTAAATTTAATAACTTGTTGAATAAATTACTTAAATAATTGTAATAGGGTTCTGTCTTTTTCAAGAAATGAGTGAGGTCTGCAAAGCATAGCAAAATGAAtagagaaaaagtattttttgtttcttggcaTGCAGAAGTATGGGGTCCACAGCAAAACTGTTTGGAAGCAGACTTTGAGGAGTAAGCTATTTTGCTGAGTTCTTGAAGTTAGGATGTACAGCAAGAAAATGAGCCTCTTGCCTAAAATTCTGTCTTAACCCAGGAGCATGACTTGATGTGGATGAAAACCACATGTGATTGGGAGAATCAGAGACCTTATCGAGCTTGTGTGGGTGTCTGCCAGAAGGGTTCTGGAAAATCAGGGAAGGAGATCATTAGGACAGCATGTACTAAACAGGCTGGGGATTTTAAAAGTGTGTGtgcagatgaaatatttttatatatttcttgGAATAGGAAAACCTGTTTCATTTCCCTATACTCTTAGTTGCTGCTTCAGGGAGAATGCAAGCTCTGACTTTCAATGTAGACCTGCATTTAATATGCATTTAGTTTTTAGTTCGTGGAGATGTTGCTGCTTGTTACAAGGAAAAGGTGTCCAATACAATGTAATATGGTAATAGAGTGTAAAGAACTCATACAGAAATGCAAGATTGAATATGAAAGACTTTATTCCATAATTGCTCTGCCTGGGTGATCCATTGACCTATTCACAATTGCTAAGTACTCATTTGTATTGATGTGACTTGAGTTTCCAAATGTTAGATTTTAATGTCTAAAGGTATATGGGTCTCAATTAAAAAGTCAGCTTACCTGGTGTTACTCTTGTCAATATTTAAGACTCAGAGGTATTTCCATATTATAAATATCAAGCAACTAATACTATATCTGGAGAAGCTAAAAATAGTCAGCCTTTCATTATGGTTGACATTGATGGCTGTAAAAACATTTAGCTTTGTTATAGTTTTCCCTGCAATTACCAGCTACTttgacttatttttaaataccgGTAgattaatagaaataaatattttcctgactCAATACCTTGACCTTAGCATCTGGTAACTCTAAGTTGCAATTCAGCCACGGTGAACCCTGGGATGTGCTGTTGTGATTGGCTTGCCTCTCAAAGTTATTCTGCTGAGCTTTCAGCCATTGCAAGCTCTAAACAGCTGGAATTCATCATTTGTTGTGCTGAACAGGCAGTGTAGAGTGAGAGGTAACCAACACATTTCTGTCTTCCAGTTTCAGTTATGAAATGTTTTACTTCTGGAATCAGCAGAGACAACTTGGACAAAATAAATCTTAGAGAACATTTCCAACTTGCCTTGCAGGTATTCCAGGTACTGCTGCTGTTGACTTGGGCTGTGTCTGGCACAATCTGGAGTACATGGCTTGTACCTGGCATCGTGGGGAGAACGCAAGCAGTGACACCAACTACACTTTGTTTTACTGGTTCGTGGCAGATTTGTCTACCCAGCTCTAAAGTGCTCTAGGACTAATCTTTAGTTTTACATGACACATTCCACTTGTCTGCTTCCTGTTGCTTTTAAAGTTCCCAGGGCATTGTGTCCAAGTTACTGCTCAGTCCCATCCAACAGAAAACTTCACCACTGAAGGGGTCAGGAGCTGCTATGGCCAAGACTTTTTGGGAAGTTGATATAACTGTTTTGTGTCTGCTACTGTAGCCCAGATTAAcacagctgctgttgctttctatatttttctattttggcACTTGATTCAAAGAGGGAATAATTAAGAACTAAGCTAGACCAATGTATTAGTTGCTTTCTTTGCAGTCCAAGAAAACAGGATGTTTAAGTGAGGATCACTCACAATGTATGTGTCAGCTCATAAAGCACTGGGAAATGGCATGAAAGCATTAATAACTCTTAGCAGTACTTCTGTTTGCATCTTCAATGTTGTAAATAACTGATTCACCTTTAAAGCTATGAAGAACATCTTTTTATCATCATCCTCCCCGCTGGCCGGCAGACAGCCATAAATGGTGTCTTGTTCCCAGGGAACAGACTTGTGTGAGCCAGCTCTTGGCATTGATAGCTGTACATGCTGATCTATGCATACTTCTGCACCTTGATGGGGCTTGTGAAATCCCAGATTGCATTAGCTTCTGTAGAAATAGTGGAGTTTCCTTTTCGAAAGCCCCATGTTGTAGTTTTAAATCAGCTTTCTGTCTTATTTGAGCTAACTACATGAACTTTTTGCTCGTCTTCTCCAGTGGCAGTCTCACAGGCCAGCTGTTCAGTTCAGGGCATTTGGGCAGCAAACAGCACAAATCTTGCTGCCTACATTAAATGTGGGGGGACTATTTGTTCCCTGTCTAAACTGCTGCTCAAACTTATTCTTTGTTATAAGATCAGGACTAATGCAGGGTTGATGATCTGAATTTCTGGGTAGAGCAATACTTATTGGAATAATGCTAATGGATTTGAGCTATAAATTTTCAACCTGCCCTTAAATTTAATGGAAGATGTAACTGCAGGGATTTCAAAGTGGCTTAATTCATGCTTCTTtgaaagaataataatttttagatttttaaagcCAAAAACTAAGAAAACACTTCAATTTTAGACTGAAAGATAGATTTTACACAATGCCAGTGAGGTGGGgtttttggttctgtttttcctgggaggaaaggctACTGGTGTATTTTCGTTGAGACTCGGGCCACAAAGAGAAGCAAGGAAGAAGTTTGTCTTCCTAACTTCTCTATTATTGGAAGGGAATACTGACATTTTGAAAATCAAATCAGGTAAATAGGTAAAACTCAGCTGTCTCAAGAGCTGTGCTACTTGAGGCAGAGCTAAAGGTTGATCAGCTCATTCTATCACAGATGAAATTCTGCTGACAAGAAATGGTCCAAATTAGTATGTTTTCTAAATATTCTTTACTCCTTGGAATTGTTCTCCCATGTGGAAAATGTGAACCAAAGCTGACAGCAGTTGTTCTTTTTGATATAAAGCAAGCCTGCCTCTCTTTCTGCTCCTTGGCACTCCTCACAAAAACAAGACTCTTTCTGAAGCTTGAGATAAATTAGAGGCTGCTTACTTTGCTTAGCTTTACTTTTTTATATGCTATAGCATAGCTTTAATGCAATATCAGTCTTTAGAATTTGTAACACACGTTTATAAGCAAGCCTTCCCCTTGCTGTCCTTCTCTTCTGAAGTTTACAAGAATAATTTATTCCTCTAGGTTTGATGGCTTGGAAAACCCTAGGAGCTGTAGCAACTCTTCTGTAGACCAAGGAATCTTTGAATGCATTTTCAATCTTACCTTCCCAAAAGACAGGAGAACTTATCCTGATATAAGTATTTTGATTAGAGGTGATTCTGAAGAAGTCAGGCCTGTATGTGCAAGTAAAAATCCTACCACCCTCGGTAAGTTAACCATCACATCATAacaatataattaaaataagaaatttctAGTACATTGTTGTGTTTGAGAAACTTCACCTCATAAAGTATGGATGAGACAATGAGACTTGATGCTCCCTTTTACTGACCTTTGATTTGAAATTATATAGACAAGAGTTTGTTTTCTGTGGGATGGGTATCTAGGAAGAAGGATGACAGGTAATTTTCTATTAACTTCTGCTCTTATTCTTTAGTTGGATTTACTCATTTTTTGACTTACTGGTGCtaacttcttcctctttctcttcttaATCTGGTGTAAGTGTAGCATTCTGCAGTACAGGACTGAACCATATTTGTAAGCAGTGAAATAGACTTTTGAACTAATTATTCCATTTTGCATTTCAGTAAAACCTGCCACACCAAGACAATTGACATTGTCAAAGACTAATGATAGAATTGATGTAAAGTGGAGTGAATCAGAAACTTTTCCAAAAAGTTGTTTGCAGTATGAAGTTAAGTTTAGCAATGGTGATTTGGACACTGGTCAGATCATTGCAGTAAGTTTTCattgctgttcttttttttctgtgaatcttttgaaatatttgcagTTGATAATGAGCAGTTGCATGTGACTGGGTTGGGTGCCAGAGCTGGAAGTGCTATGTGAATGTAGGATTTTTCTCTTATACTGTAGGTTTATGTTAGTAAAAGCTGTACATCAAAATTCATTAAAGTCTTATGAATCCTTCCCATCATTTTTAGTGTAATTTGTTAGTGTGTGAGAACAGTCTGATAAAGGGGGATTTACTAAACTCTCAGGAAATGGTGCCTGTCTGCTTCTCAGGCATATGGGCTTTGGTGTTCTGGTGTTGGGTTTTCCTGCTGTTGGTCTCTGTGGTCGTGTGGCAGCTTTGGATTTAAATGCTGTGACCTGATTGCCCTAAAGAATAATCAGCTGTTGGTGCAGACAAGATCAGAGAATCTCTCAGATTCTctgagagaaaagcaaagggaTAAAGACTGAGGATGGAGGGGAAGAAAGAGGGGTGCACCCTCAGATACACTGATTTTAGTGTGTACATAAAAAGCATTGAGTTCAGTGTCTGGATGGACTTGTGCTGTATGTCCATAGCCAAACTGAATGTTCTGTTTGATCAGAATGGTAAAAACAGCATGATAAATTTCAAAGTGAGTGGCAGTCTTCTCCTGTGGAGCATGTTTAGTTGTTTATTCTACCCCAAACTCAAATGCTAGCAACATTCCCCAGGAAGCTGGTATTTTGGATAAAAAACAAGTGCAGTTAGATCCTATCTAGTGTGTGCTCTTTGTAGAGGCATCACAGAACACTTTGGTATGGTTGGTCATGCTGCCCTGACAAGAAGGGAAGGTAAATCACAGATGTTtctcagaaaaaggaaaaaaaaaattaaaaaggcacTGTTCCAAACACTAAGTCTTAGTTTAATCTTGATGCCAAATGCTACATGATAGATGTAGCAGTGAATGAGATGAAATCTTAGCTTTGGAATGTGCATTAAGGCCTTCTGTGCTTGTTAAATTCCACTATGTCCTATTTTTAATGAGGTTTCATAGTCATAAAAAGGTCTTCCATCAAAACATTCAAAATCCATTAGCTTCACAATGTAAATAGTCATGGAAGTGGCTGAGAATACCTTGGTAATTGAACAAAGCAAATTGCCTTCTCTTTTTTGCCTTAGTCTGAGAGTTCTGTGTCAATTGCTGGCATTGATGCTCACAGCAAGTACAGCTTCAGAGTGAGAGCAAAGCCAAAGCGGGAGTGCTACAACAGCCACCTCCAAAGTGACTGGAGCGAGGAAAGGAGCATCGGTGAGAGACTTGGCCCTGCACCGTACTTTACTCTTCATCTCCAAGGCATTTAATACCTTTCTGTCTGCTAAATAAATGCGAGTCAAGGATCATCTCCTTATGTACTTACTTAATTTTGAGTGAAAAAAGGACAGAAGAGCTCTAGTCCTTCAGCAGCACCACcagtccctgcctgtgctgctgttgatGGTGGAGCCATTTGTGGAGCTATGCAAAGTCCAGTGTAGCCAATTTTTCAGCCCTGAGTCTTGCTCATTTGCACTTCCCTGCCAAACACATCAACATTATAATCCCAGCTTTGGAAAACAAGACTGTCCTTGCCTACAAAAGTGCTAGTGAACTTGAAAAAGCACTGAGTCTATGAACAAATTGGAGAATTAACTATTTTGTTGTCATTATTTCTAAAAAGCCTGTCAAAATATCCCTAAGTTTCAgcaatttctgttttccaggtgagAAGAGGGACTCTACAATCTATTTAGTTCTAATAATTACCATTCCATTAATAGTTGCAGTATCTACAATAATTCTACTGATTTATCTAAAAAGGTAAATATTGATCTCCCTACATTTGCTGCTGTCTTTGTCAAGACGAAAGTTATTTAGAATCTGCCTGTGTCAATGTTCCCTTTCTGTTTTGGGgagtaaaaataagaaatggGTAGAGTTGCACAGAGAATGAACCACAAAGTTGACTCCACAAATTTTCTTGACTGTACCCAAACAtgattttgacatttttaaatgattctgtgggttttaaattatttttaattaatatatatttcatctaaatattttctttttaactttatGAAGGCTGAAGATATTAATTCTTCCACCAATTCCGGACCCAAGAGAAATTCTCAAGCGCATGTTTGGAGAGCAGAACGAGGATTCCCAGGTTAGTAAGAAGCTGTTGGGTCAACAAATCTATTGAACTGGTATCTCTAGGCTTGCAGTTTTGTTTCTCCTATGCCTGTCTTTTAACTAACTGTGTATAAGCAAGTATTTACTATGAAGATTAAGTATTTTACAATACTAGGAGTTGTTCAGAAACAATTACCCAAAACTTAGATTTCCTTCCCCACCCCCACAACTGTGTATACTTTTCTAGTTAGATTAATAGAATTACATTATTCTGTTACTCCAGACTACTATAGTCCCTTAAATTTGTTtcaggttgggtttttttgggtggcATTTTTCTCATTGTCAGGCTTCTTTTGCtgtgtgggttttggtttgaggatttttggttttgtttttgcaactccattaaattatttttactgagCATTCATGTCTTTCTGCTACTTAATCATATTTATGATGCTGAATTAAGCTATTTGTGTTTGACTTCCAGAAACTAACATTTTTAGCACTCTCACATTTATCACAGTCTGTTAGCTAGGAAGTAAATCAGCAAAAGAACAAAAGCAGCTATAGTTTCAGTCACTGGTTGATGAAAGGCTTGCAGTGGTGCATTATTATTTCGGGGAAAATAAACGTAATACCATTAAGGAAACTGATTTCTAAATAAATGTCTCTCAGTAGCCCTTTATACAAGTCCAAAGAGAAGCACACTGACAAGCCCTTGTTCAAACCTTGACATGAATGTTGTTCTCCCAGATGGGACTCTTGGCCACGAGGGCTGTAACTGTGGTAGCAGTTACACTTTGTTGTGCTTTCACAAGTGTTTTGTTACTGCCCCaagtaattttttctgtgtgaaaacTCTACAAAGAGTGTACATGCTCAGttctccatcctcctgcctgagctTCGCCCGTTGGCTGTAGTTGGAAGCACCAACCTTCAGTTCCTCATTTCCAGAGGACATCTCTTCTGTCAGCCAGGCCTAAGCCATGGCTctgaaaagcacattttgtTGCCCAGCCGCCTTGGCTTTCACCATAATACAGGGTATATGTTGTGGAACAGGGGTATGTCTTATGGGGTGAAAAAGCAACACTTGCCATGAGGAAATACTGTTAAAAATATTGTTCCTCTCTTTCAGAGCTCTGCAAAGGATGACCCCATGAATGCTTTTGACAGGTTAATTATAGAAGAAGAAATTCATTCTTTAATTTTAACAGAAACTTCAGAGAGCACTaatcctgaaaaagaaaacaggtaGACTCTGCTTTatcaaagaaagaggaggaagctgATTCCTGCTCCTGTACCTCAGGTGACTGTAGATGTGAAGAGGCCTGTGAGGCACTGGGCAGCTCTTCCTTCTGCATCACTAACAGTGGCTGTTCCTCCAACTCTGCCAGAAACACCCATCTGAGCTCAGGATGAGCCTGCGTGAAATCCCCTGGGAATGCACTGTGGGTTCCCTGCTCTGGcttcagccagctctgccctgcaatTGTTACTGCCACTCGCACTTGTGTTTGTGCCTCACACCACACTGTcagggttgtttgtttttggtttttttgttctggAGCAAGCACTGTGACTTCTCTGAAGTATTTGGCTCTGTTTGCAGTGGGTGGGATGGATCATTCGTGCTACCACGTGGGGTGGCAGAGCATGGACTGTTTGTGGATAACCCTTtgtgtgcctgggctgggcactcTCTGGAGGGCACTTATGGACTGAGCTTCTTGTGCTTCTGCCCATCAGCTGGGGCTTGGTCAAATCCCACCAAAGagggtatttttttaatttgaaaatatgtaTGAAAAGcctctgctttccagctggTGTTCAGAATATTCATAAAAAAGGCTTAGTTTTGTTAGCCTGTCAGTTGTCTGTCCTCAGATGGCTTGCCTTCATGGACTTCTTGGGTTAATTATACTTTGtgtaaaaagagaaatataattttttttacttgttcTGTGCAGTAGCAGATAACTGTATTGAGTCTCACCAGACTGTGATTCTACTTTGGCCATATTGGCCTGAAGACATCTGATTTTTAGCAGCTAAGTTGTCCTGAGCCTGTTCAGCAAAAACATCAGGATGGAGCATGAGTCTAAGGAGAGGTGGTCAAAAGGATTAGCAAATATTAAACCACTGAAACCCAACTAATGCAAAGGCTTCAAGACCCATCCTTACTGCCAAACTGATGGATCTGGGGAAGAGGGGGTGACAACCTTGACCTGTTTTCTAAGAAAtaagttttattctttttatagTGATGAGACTCTGATTTGAGCTTCCCCTCTAGGACTTAGTAATGTAAAAGAAGGTGCTgatttgactttttaaaaaatatttcttctatattttacaggtgtaaaatatttcttctgtattttgaCAGGTGTTTtatgttgttgttttgttcattctttgatggttttgttttgagggTTCTTTACCCAGCAAAGCTCAGCAGGTGTTTTGTGGACAACTGTGACATTTTTCTGTCTGCATTCTCAGCATTAGtttctgccctgtgctgcaggggtgGTTACAGTGGTACCTTGATTGTGCTGGAGGAAGAAGATAATGGAATGGAGAGAAAAGGATCCATGGAAGCCCTTCATGGTTAGTGCTCAGGGATTTCTTGCTCCTTCCAGATAAGTGTAGACATGTGAGTTGTGGATGTGGGCAGGCTTAGCAGACGGGAAAGAGATCTCCTGATAGGCTTTCTAGGAGCAGACCATAGCTACTAACCTTTTAAAGTTCATCCTTGTCTTCAAACTCCATTCAGtcaaaaaaatgaaactaaatGCTATATTTTTAGAACATATTGTTCTGCAAGAAGTAGAATGAGTACCACAGGCTTTTTAGCTACAAATGTGCATCTTTTATGCACTTATGTATTCCCTCCTTATTAATACATCCAGTTCTCTCCCCATTGTTCACTGAGCCTCTCAAATACAGTTTTTTCCATGTCTCTTATCCTCCTTTTGTTAGTGGtagaaaggagaggagaaatgtAGCAGAACTAGCAGACCCCCGAGTAACACAAGCCTTTTACCTCCAATCAGgctaaaaaagccccaacattataaaaattattaaatgagacaaaataaaaataaagcctcAGGGATTTCAGTGAGAAAAAACTCAGGTTTTACAAAGTCAGCTAGTAGCACTCTCTGAAATTCCAGAGATTAAGGAATAGCATGAGGAGAAGAGTAATTACATTCCTTGCTGAATTCATTCCCTCTGCAACACTGATGTTCTTATAATGATAAATATTCCTTCAATCTACCTCATCTGGAATGTTGCTCAACATAGACCACTAGGCAGAAATGTATAGTTTCAAGATAAGTAAACATAACTGTAATATAAAGTTTTGTAGCTTTCAGCATAACAATCTAGGAAAATCAGTACTTACCCCTAAATTCTTTTGACTTTTATGGTGGTGTctataacaaaaccaaaacttactagctttaaaaaaaaaacccaaaccaacaaaaaaccccaaacaaatttGTAAAGCcatagaatgaaaaaaaaaaaatgatggaAGGTGTTAGGCCAAAAGGAAGATTTAAATGCTAATGATGGTTTAAGTCACTATATAGAAAGGTTTTGAATAACACTAGTTGACACTTCCTCATGGATTCATTTATTGAGCCTGTGTTTCAGCATGTAAAGCAAGTATCTGAATATACTTTCACCTttaacatgttttttttttaaggtaagaGGTTTTTTAGCTTGAAATTATCCAGATTttgctatgattttttttcttcattgcaGTTACTTGATCTGTAAATTTGTTCAGAGTGAATAAATGTGATTGAATGCTTTTCAGTGTAATGGCATGGCATTTTGTTCTTAGGTTGAGGAGATTAAACTGAGGCCAAAGAGGTGAATTTTTAATGAGGAACCATGTCTGAAGCATGCAGAactcagagaagaaaagctgagtTGCTTTGCCCTCTTCCCTTTTAAGAGTGAATTGTTTTAAGAGTCCATTGTGGATGGATTGCATGGTCATGGTTTTGGCCGGGATAGTGGAACAGAGGTGGAGCTGAGCCCAAGGTTTGGGCTCTCACCCTCTCTACTCAA from Ammospiza nelsoni isolate bAmmNel1 chromosome 15, bAmmNel1.pri, whole genome shotgun sequence encodes:
- the IL13RA1 gene encoding interleukin-13 receptor subunit alpha-1 — encoded protein: MAVPAAAPLPCPLLLAVCWVVAAAAAAGAKVLPSPSNLNYSLTHICTLTWTWNPPENISSSCNLEYSSDIVINGVPEDRREWSKSRFRVTDAHLSEEMRLRVRSECKNDNTSEPSPWVETSLLPKGIPGTAAVDLGCVWHNLEYMACTWHRGENASSDTNYTLFYWFDGLENPRSCSNSSVDQGIFECIFNLTFPKDRRTYPDISILIRGDSEEVRPVCASKNPTTLVKPATPRQLTLSKTNDRIDVKWSESETFPKSCLQYEVKFSNGDLDTGQIIASESSVSIAGIDAHSKYSFRVRAKPKRECYNSHLQSDWSEERSIGEKRDSTIYLVLIITIPLIVAVSTIILLIYLKRLKILILPPIPDPREILKRMFGEQNEDSQSSAKDDPMNAFDRLIIEEEIHSLILTETSESTNPEKENR